The Humulus lupulus chromosome 4, drHumLupu1.1, whole genome shotgun sequence genome has a window encoding:
- the LOC133832900 gene encoding uncharacterized protein LOC133832900 produces the protein MQTGWRVCIDYCKLNVATRRDHFPLPFIDYMLEMLAGHPSYCFLDGYSGYNQIVIALEDQENTTFTCPFGTFAFRRMLFGYCNAPATFQRYIWVMTDFPFIMVQIKNRKWQKLCSQPQATVQPIVQEFYANVVERANNKVIAHGNPVSYSAVAINKFYKLRDIPDDEYSQPENGLDLMLSYQLLVSIQFKNFIGYKKELQDEVEM, from the exons ATGCAGACTGGGTGGCGAGTTTGTATAGACTACTGCAAGCTGAACGTGGCGACTCGTAGAGATCACTTTCCATTACCTTTCATTGATTATATGCTTGAGATGTTAGCAGGTCATCCTtcttattgttttcttgatggttattcgGGATATAATCAAATTGTTATTGCTCTTGAAGATCAAGAGAATACGACCTTCACATGCCCTTTTGGTACTTTTGCTTTCCGACGTATGCTATTTGGGTATTGTAATGCTCCCGCCACCTTTCAACGATATATTTGGGTTATGACTGATTTCCCATTTATTATGGTACAAATTAAGAACAGGAAATGGCAAAAATTGTGCTCTCAACCACAAGCGACAGTCCAGCCTATTGTTCAAGAATTCTATGCAAATGTTGTGGAGCGAGCTAATAATAAAGTCATAGCTCATGGCAATCCTGTTAGTTATTCAGCCGTTGCTATTAACAAATTCTACAAACTCCGAGACATACCTGATGATGAGTATAGCCAACCAGAGAATGGTCTAGACTTGATGCTATCATACCAACTATTGGTGTCCATCCAG TTTAAGAATTTTATAGGCTACAAAAAGGAGTTGCAAGATGAAGTTGAGAtgtaa